From Pseudoalteromonas piratica:
AAAATTAAGGGCAGTGGTCAAGGTAAAGTGGCTGCAAGTGGCAGCTTAAGCCAAATTATTAATGTGTCTAGCCGCCGTGCACAAATCAATATCAGCAAGATGCAACCAAAAGATGATACCTTGCGATTAACAATCGAAGCCGTAGAGTTTAATAAACTACTGCCTTGGCTGGAGTCTTTGGTTGAGCAAAGTGGTTTAACAATTTCAGCTATCGATATAAACCGTGGTGCAGAACCCGGTATGGTTAGCATAAGTCGTTTGGTGGTTGAAAAGTAATATGAAGAAAACGATTTCACTCATTTTTTTATTTATTTTTTCGTTTATTGCTTTTGTGATTTATTTGGCTCCAGCATCAGTTGTGCTTGGCCTAGCGCAAAGTTATTTACCTCAAAATGTTAAGCTAGCAGGTGTAACTGGCACTATTTGGCAAGGACGAATTGCCCAAGCGCAATTTAATCAGCAGTTGATTGAAAAGTTAGCATGGCAACTTAAACCTCTGAGTTTGTTCACCGGTAATTTAGATGCAGACCTTAATTTCGGTAGCTTACGAGGTTTTGAGACACCTTATGGCAAGGCAAGTGTGCAATTACCCATTTCAGCTAATTCGATTGAACTGAGTCGTGCTAATGTGCGTTTGCCAACAAGCATGCTGATGCAGAATGTGAAACTGCCGATGCCATTACCTACTAAGGGTAACCTAAAAGTTAAACTGGATAAGGCTATATTTCCTTTAATGGATAAAACTAAATTATGTGATGAATTATCGGGTAATGCTGAAACTCATAATTTATCTGTCCAAGGGTTACAAGGGTGGATAGAGTTTGACACGATTCAAGGTAAACTCAGTTGTAATAATGGTGCGCTTGGTTTAAATATTAGTGAGCAAAACCAGCTGGGACTGCAGCTTGAGGCGCAGTATGGTCTTCGAGTTATGAGTATTAGTGGCTTTGTGAAGCCTGATGCAACCATGCCAAAGCAAGTACATGATGCCGTAAAGTTTTTGGGTAGACCTGATAATAATGGCCGTTACTCGTTTAAGTTTTAAGAAAAACCATGATTGAATTTAATCAAGCAGATAAATTAGCCCTAGCCAATTGGTTGGCCAGTGATGAAATGAATAAAGTTGCAATGCCGTTGGCACAGTTAGAGGGCTTTTTATTTGCTCTCGTTGCGGCGCCATCACCGATCATAGAAGATGTGTGGGTGAGCCAGGCTCTTGGTGAAAAAAGTGCTGAACTTGCAGATGATAAGTTGTTTGCGTTAATGGCATTTCATAATGACGTCAGTGAGCAAGTTTTTGAGCATGGGTATAACCTGCCTTCTCGTATTGAGATAGTGTCACCAAATAGTGCAAACCTAGCGAGTAATTCAGAGCTTCATTTATGGGCACATGGCTTTGCATTGGGAATAGCGCATTATATTGAGCCGATTGTGTCTAGCACCCAATTGAACTCAGAGTTAAGTGAAGCATTAGGCATGGCATTGGGTTACTTATGCTTTTTTGCAGATTTGTCCAATGATGCTAATTTGTGTGGCGATGTACTTGAATTGATTACATCATTTGCAGAGGGCTACGCTGAACTTATTGAAGCCTGTGTGCTTGATGCCGGTTTAGTGGTTGATGAGGACGATGGTGATTTCGCTTAAATGCTTTTCATTAAAAAGCGATTTTCTAGCTAAGATCACCAAGTACTATTAATCAATTTCTAAGGTAAGCTGTGTGCAACCTGTTTTGCAGCTTACCAAAAACTCAGCTTCTTTTTCATTTAGCTTCACACTAAGTGGTTTGTTACAACTAGTACAGTTAACTGCTTTGCCTTGTAACAGTTTCTTTAGTATCGCTTTTTGATCATTAAAGTTTTGAGCAAACTTTTTATTGAGCTGAGAAAAATCCATCATTATTTTTCAGTTTCTTCTCTGATAATTTTGCAAATCTGTCTTAAATCATCACCATAAAAATAAGAGTTAAGCTCTTTATTTCGACAATAACGTGTGTTGAATGAATCCATTTTTGGGTTTGTAGCAAATTGTTTATCTAAATAATCTTCAGCTGTTTGTGAAAGGCGAAGTTTTTCTTTAATGCGTTCGAGTGAGCGCCTTGCTTCTTGATCTGTTTTTACTTTGCTCGAATCACTTAATACGCCCATTATCTTGTCAAAAAGTTCTTGGCGAGGCTTGGCGATGCTCGGGTGATCAACACTCACTAGAATGAGTAGAATTAAGACAAATAAAAAGTAATTTTTCATAATATTTTTCTTTTTTTTGATTTAGCACCTATTTGCTGGTTATTTAGTTTAATAAAATGCATCGCACTAGCAAAGACAATTGTTATAATTAAACAACTTAAAAGAAGTTTGCACACCTAGGGGCGCCATGGACAAGCAAATTAAAGTCAAAAATATACCAACCGAAGTAAAGATTCATAAGCCAGATGCTGAAAAGTTTGATCGCTTTAATCCACGCAATCGCATTTATGTTCGTGCGGTGAAGGGGCTGCATCAAAAATTACGTAAATACCTAGGCTTTGTTGCTATGTTGAGTTTTATGCTTTTGCCATGGATAAGCTTCAATGGTCATCAAGCAGTGCTTTTCGATATCTTTAACCAAAAGTTTAATATTTTTGGTATGACGCTGTGGCCTCAAGATCTTACCATTTTGGCGTGGATTTTTATGATTGGTGCGTTTGCCCTGTTTTTAGTGACTACCTTTTATGGTCGAGTTTGGTGCGGATATATGTGTCCGCAAACAGTGTGGACATTTATCTTTATTTGGTTTGAAGAAAAGATTGAAGGCACGGCAAACCAGCGTAAAAAACTCGACCAACGCAAAATGG
This genomic window contains:
- the gspM gene encoding type II secretion system protein GspM gives rise to the protein MNQLETYWQNLKPNEQLLLKCAGAIFALFVIVMLIIRPLNNKIEKAEKALLQQQELVQYVKQSAAKIKGSGQGKVAASGSLSQIINVSSRRAQINISKMQPKDDTLRLTIEAVEFNKLLPWLESLVEQSGLTISAIDINRGAEPGMVSISRLVVEK
- a CDS encoding type II secretion system protein N yields the protein MKKTISLIFLFIFSFIAFVIYLAPASVVLGLAQSYLPQNVKLAGVTGTIWQGRIAQAQFNQQLIEKLAWQLKPLSLFTGNLDADLNFGSLRGFETPYGKASVQLPISANSIELSRANVRLPTSMLMQNVKLPMPLPTKGNLKVKLDKAIFPLMDKTKLCDELSGNAETHNLSVQGLQGWIEFDTIQGKLSCNNGALGLNISEQNQLGLQLEAQYGLRVMSISGFVKPDATMPKQVHDAVKFLGRPDNNGRYSFKF
- a CDS encoding UPF0149 family protein → MIEFNQADKLALANWLASDEMNKVAMPLAQLEGFLFALVAAPSPIIEDVWVSQALGEKSAELADDKLFALMAFHNDVSEQVFEHGYNLPSRIEIVSPNSANLASNSELHLWAHGFALGIAHYIEPIVSSTQLNSELSEALGMALGYLCFFADLSNDANLCGDVLELITSFAEGYAELIEACVLDAGLVVDEDDGDFA